From a region of the Ardenticatena maritima genome:
- the hflX gene encoding GTPase HflX, with amino-acid sequence MAQQYYVPNQPERAFLVGVERKGEQGLWTIEDSLEELAQLARTAGMEVVGRTWQRLDHPNPATYIGKGKVEELKLAVAETGARTVIFDDELSPAQQRNLERALGEDIKVIDRTVLILDIFAQHARTREGQLQVELAQYRYRLPRLTRMWTHLARQAGGRAGGATGGVGLRGPGETQLEVDRREIRRRITHLQRELEAVRAHREQYRRRRRREGVPVVALVGYTNAGKSTLLNALTNANVLAEDKLFATLDPTTRRVRLPEGREVLFTDTVGFIQKLPPDLVAAFRATLEEIHDAHILVHVVDISHPMAAAQIEAVESVLDDLGVAHKPIIQAWNKIDRVADRDAIEEEAARDPDIVVMSARTGEGLDHLLERVQGVLQDLFVEVDVLLPYAHGALLHEIHEQGTIESEEHTADGTRVHAYVPAWLAARLTEATRNA; translated from the coding sequence ATGGCTCAACAATACTACGTACCCAACCAACCCGAACGCGCTTTTCTCGTTGGGGTGGAACGCAAAGGTGAACAAGGCCTCTGGACGATTGAGGATTCGCTCGAAGAACTGGCGCAGTTGGCGCGCACGGCGGGCATGGAGGTGGTGGGGCGCACCTGGCAGCGGCTCGACCACCCCAACCCGGCAACCTACATCGGCAAGGGAAAGGTGGAGGAACTCAAACTGGCGGTTGCCGAAACCGGCGCGCGTACGGTGATTTTTGATGATGAACTCTCCCCCGCGCAACAGCGCAACCTTGAACGGGCGCTGGGGGAAGACATCAAGGTGATTGACCGCACGGTGCTCATTCTGGACATTTTCGCCCAACACGCCCGCACCCGTGAAGGGCAGTTGCAGGTGGAATTGGCGCAGTACCGCTACCGACTTCCCCGCTTGACCCGCATGTGGACGCACCTTGCCCGCCAGGCGGGTGGGCGCGCCGGCGGCGCAACCGGCGGCGTGGGGTTGCGTGGTCCCGGTGAAACGCAGTTGGAAGTGGACCGGCGCGAGATTCGCCGCCGCATCACCCACTTACAGCGCGAACTGGAAGCCGTTCGTGCGCACCGCGAGCAGTACCGCCGCCGGCGTCGCCGCGAGGGCGTGCCTGTGGTGGCGTTGGTGGGCTACACCAACGCGGGCAAAAGCACCTTGCTGAATGCGCTCACCAACGCCAATGTGCTCGCCGAAGACAAACTCTTCGCCACACTCGACCCCACCACGCGGCGCGTGCGCTTGCCCGAAGGGCGCGAGGTGCTTTTCACCGACACGGTCGGCTTCATCCAGAAACTCCCCCCCGATTTGGTCGCCGCCTTCCGCGCGACGCTGGAAGAAATTCACGACGCGCACATTCTCGTGCATGTGGTGGACATCAGCCACCCCATGGCGGCGGCGCAGATTGAAGCGGTGGAAAGCGTGCTTGACGATTTGGGCGTCGCCCACAAGCCCATCATTCAGGCGTGGAACAAGATTGACCGCGTCGCCGACCGGGACGCCATCGAGGAAGAAGCCGCCCGCGACCCCGATATCGTGGTGATGAGTGCGCGCACAGGCGAAGGGCTGGACCATCTGCTTGAACGGGTGCAGGGCGTCTTGCAGGATCTCTTTGTCGAAGTGGACGTCCTGCTGCCCTACGCCCACGGTGCACTTCTGCATGAAATCCATGAGCAGGGCACGATTGAGTCCGAGGAGCATACCGCCGACGGCACGCGCGTGCACGCCTACGTGCCGGCGTGGCTGGCGGCACGCCTGACCGAAGCCACCCGCAACGCCTGA
- a CDS encoding HAD family hydrolase, translated as MQLQAIAFDADDTLWHNETIFSMTQQKFFDMLAAYCDREEVERRLYETEVRNLKIFGYGVKGFTLAMIETAIEVTNGRIPARDIQRLIDFGREMLAAPVELLPGVERVIATLANRFPLLVITKGDLFDQETKIARSGLAGYFQHIEVVSEKTPEAYRAILQEHGIAPQHFLMVGNSLRSDIVPVLEIGGYAVHIPYHITWQHEQAERPTSPRYAELEDIRELPRWLDQQGARFIDQPTHNEERSNV; from the coding sequence ATGCAGTTGCAAGCCATTGCCTTCGACGCCGACGATACGCTCTGGCACAACGAAACCATCTTCTCGATGACCCAGCAAAAATTTTTCGACATGCTCGCCGCCTACTGCGACCGCGAAGAAGTCGAGCGGCGGCTTTACGAAACCGAAGTGCGCAACCTCAAAATCTTTGGCTACGGCGTCAAAGGGTTTACGCTGGCGATGATTGAAACCGCCATTGAAGTGACCAACGGGCGCATTCCCGCGCGCGATATTCAACGCCTGATTGACTTTGGGCGTGAGATGCTTGCCGCGCCGGTGGAACTTCTGCCGGGGGTGGAGCGGGTGATTGCCACGCTCGCCAACCGCTTCCCGCTGCTCGTCATCACCAAAGGAGACCTGTTCGACCAGGAAACCAAAATCGCCCGTTCGGGGCTGGCGGGCTATTTTCAGCATATCGAAGTGGTGAGCGAAAAAACGCCTGAGGCATACCGCGCCATTTTGCAGGAACACGGCATTGCCCCGCAACATTTCCTCATGGTCGGCAATTCCCTGCGTTCCGACATTGTGCCGGTGCTTGAAATCGGCGGCTACGCCGTACACATTCCGTACCACATTACCTGGCAACATGAGCAAGCCGAACGCCCAACCAGCCCGCGCTACGCCGAATTGGAGGATATCCGCGAGTTGCCGCGCTGGCTCGACCAGCAAGGCGCTCGCTTTATTGACCAACCAACGCACAACGAGGAGCGTTCCAATGTCTGA
- a CDS encoding nitroreductase family protein: MTTQTTTPVRVLDVIANRRSRRAYDPTRPIDRQTIETLLQAAHLAPSSFNAQPWRFIVAAKDQHPDAWQRIFDTLMEGNQAWAQHAPLFIVGVAAIKPEGAERENGSALFDLGMAVQNLLLQAEALGLAARPMGGFFRDRLREAFNIPEGYHPHVVVALGYPGDPAQLPEPLRAYETAPRQRRPLGDVAFAGAWGTPWHA; encoded by the coding sequence ATGACGACACAAACCACAACACCCGTGCGTGTACTGGACGTGATTGCCAACCGACGCAGTCGGCGGGCGTATGACCCCACGCGCCCGATTGACCGCCAGACGATCGAAACGCTGTTGCAGGCGGCGCACCTTGCGCCTTCATCGTTCAACGCCCAACCGTGGCGCTTCATCGTCGCCGCCAAAGACCAGCACCCCGACGCCTGGCAACGCATTTTCGACACCTTGATGGAAGGCAACCAGGCGTGGGCGCAACATGCGCCGCTCTTCATCGTGGGCGTGGCGGCTATCAAACCCGAAGGCGCGGAACGCGAAAACGGGTCGGCGCTGTTCGACCTGGGCATGGCGGTGCAGAACCTGTTGCTGCAAGCCGAAGCCCTGGGGCTGGCGGCGCGCCCGATGGGCGGCTTCTTCCGCGACCGTCTGCGCGAAGCGTTCAACATTCCCGAAGGCTACCACCCGCATGTTGTGGTGGCGCTGGGGTATCCGGGCGACCCCGCGCAGTTGCCGGAGCCTCTGCGCGCGTATGAAACCGCGCCGCGCCAGCGCCGCCCGTTGGGCGACGTGGCGTTTGCCGGCGCGTGGGGCACACCCTGGCACGCCTGA
- a CDS encoding SDR family NAD(P)-dependent oxidoreductase gives MTQPVIIITGASRGIGEATAYWLATQGARLVLVARSDAPLQAVAERAKRLGGEVLIESADVSDPNACANVVELAVQTFGRLDAVVNNAGILQPVARIAEADQVQWKYNIEVNLLGVFYMCQWAIPHLRETQGRIVNVSTGAAISPIEGWSAYCASKAAALHFTRVLALEEPAITSVALRPGVVDTEMQAVIRQEGQKAMPPERYAYFKQLKESGRLAPPEEPARVIAWLALHAPASVSGEFIEYTDPRYAEPARALFGETLPQSLQ, from the coding sequence ATGACGCAACCCGTTATCATCATCACAGGCGCTTCTCGCGGCATTGGTGAAGCCACCGCCTACTGGCTGGCGACCCAAGGCGCGCGTCTGGTGCTGGTCGCCCGCAGTGACGCACCCCTGCAAGCCGTTGCGGAGCGCGCCAAGCGTCTGGGCGGTGAGGTGCTGATTGAGAGCGCCGACGTGTCGGACCCGAACGCCTGCGCCAATGTGGTGGAACTGGCGGTGCAGACCTTCGGGCGTCTGGACGCTGTGGTGAACAACGCCGGCATCTTGCAGCCGGTCGCCCGTATCGCCGAAGCCGACCAGGTGCAGTGGAAGTACAACATCGAGGTCAATTTGCTGGGCGTGTTCTACATGTGCCAGTGGGCAATCCCCCATCTGCGCGAAACGCAGGGGCGTATCGTCAATGTGAGCACCGGCGCCGCCATTTCGCCCATCGAAGGGTGGAGCGCCTATTGTGCGTCCAAAGCCGCCGCACTGCACTTCACGCGCGTGCTGGCGCTGGAAGAACCGGCGATCACCAGCGTTGCCCTGCGCCCCGGTGTGGTGGATACGGAAATGCAGGCTGTCATCCGCCAGGAAGGGCAGAAAGCCATGCCGCCCGAACGCTACGCCTACTTCAAACAACTCAAAGAAAGCGGCCGCCTTGCGCCCCCCGAAGAACCTGCACGGGTGATTGCCTGGCTGGCGTTGCATGCGCCCGCCAGCGTGAGCGGCGAATTCATCGAATATACCGATCCGCGCTACGCCGAGCCGGCGCGTGCGCTATTTGGCGAAACGCTTCCCCAATCGCTACAATAA
- a CDS encoding P1 family peptidase, which yields MKIKFGRSLTDVPGFRVGHATDEVHATGCTVVLCPPNTVGSAEVRGLAPGTREMALLSPEKGMQEVHAVLLTGGSAFGLAAADGVVRYLEERGVGYPTPLARVPIVPAAVVYDLFANGGARRPDAAMGYAACLAARADDVPQGRVGAGAGVSVGKWAGFEAMMPGGFGMASLHLGDVVVGAAAVVNPVGDVVDADGRILAGARAPDGRWLAEEDPLRRFRVPPLPGTNTTLVVVATNAALDKLTCYRLAQRAHDGMALAVRYAHGPHDGDTAFVLAAGEAVMDVNTLGNAVVEVVAEAIRAAVRKQTPHTST from the coding sequence ATGAAGATTAAGTTTGGGCGCTCGTTGACCGACGTCCCCGGTTTTCGGGTGGGGCACGCCACCGATGAGGTGCATGCGACGGGGTGCACGGTGGTGCTTTGCCCACCCAACACGGTGGGGAGCGCCGAGGTGCGCGGTTTGGCGCCCGGCACGCGCGAGATGGCGTTGCTTTCGCCGGAGAAGGGGATGCAGGAAGTGCACGCCGTTCTGCTGACGGGGGGAAGCGCGTTCGGACTGGCGGCGGCGGATGGCGTGGTGCGCTATCTCGAAGAGCGGGGCGTTGGCTATCCAACGCCTCTGGCGCGTGTGCCCATTGTGCCCGCCGCGGTGGTGTATGACTTGTTCGCAAACGGCGGTGCGCGTCGCCCTGATGCGGCGATGGGGTATGCGGCGTGCCTCGCGGCGCGGGCGGACGATGTGCCGCAAGGACGTGTGGGGGCGGGCGCGGGCGTCAGCGTGGGCAAATGGGCGGGGTTCGAGGCGATGATGCCGGGTGGGTTTGGCATGGCGTCGCTCCATCTGGGGGATGTAGTTGTGGGAGCGGCGGCGGTTGTCAACCCGGTGGGCGATGTGGTGGACGCCGACGGGCGTATTCTGGCGGGGGCGCGCGCGCCGGATGGGCGCTGGCTGGCTGAGGAAGACCCCCTGCGGCGTTTCCGCGTGCCGCCTTTGCCCGGCACCAACACCACGCTGGTTGTCGTGGCGACCAACGCCGCCCTTGACAAACTCACCTGCTACCGGCTGGCGCAACGCGCCCATGATGGGATGGCGCTCGCCGTGCGGTACGCGCATGGTCCGCACGATGGGGATACGGCGTTTGTGCTGGCGGCGGGCGAGGCGGTGATGGATGTGAACACGCTGGGCAACGCGGTGGTTGAGGTGGTCGCCGAAGCGATTCGGGCGGCGGTACGCAAGCAGACGCCCCACACCTCCACCTGA
- a CDS encoding LL-diaminopimelate aminotransferase: MHLAPRLNRMPPYFFARVAERIRAVEAQGHRVINLGIGSPDLPPPDFIIEAMIAAAREPASHRYPSYTGSPELREAIAGYYARRFGVALDPNREVLPLIGSKEGLAHVLMALVGDGDLVLVPDPGYPTYRMGTYLADGVFETVPLRPELGFLPDLDAIPEETYRRAVAFWVNYPNNPTGATAPREFYARLVDLAHRYNFVVLSDNPYADITFDGYRAPSFLETPGAKEVGVEFNSLSKTYNMAGWRVGMAVGNAEVIAALLRVKSNVDTGIFYPLQAGAIAALTGPQEWLAERNDIYRRRRDVVVEGLRAAGFQADPPKASLYVWARIPEGWTSEALSTHVLETAHIWLTPGIAFGEHGEGYVRVALTTDAETLARAMERVAQVLS; encoded by the coding sequence ATGCATCTCGCGCCGCGCTTGAACCGCATGCCGCCGTACTTTTTCGCACGTGTGGCGGAACGCATCCGCGCCGTGGAAGCCCAGGGACACCGCGTCATCAACCTGGGCATCGGGAGCCCCGATTTGCCGCCGCCCGATTTCATCATCGAGGCGATGATTGCCGCCGCCCGTGAACCCGCCAGCCATCGCTACCCATCCTACACCGGTTCGCCCGAACTGCGCGAAGCCATCGCCGGCTACTACGCCCGCCGCTTTGGCGTTGCGCTCGACCCCAACCGCGAGGTGTTGCCGCTCATCGGCTCGAAAGAGGGGCTGGCGCATGTGCTCATGGCGCTGGTCGGCGACGGCGACCTGGTGTTGGTGCCCGACCCTGGTTATCCCACCTATCGCATGGGCACGTATCTCGCGGATGGGGTCTTTGAGACGGTGCCCCTGCGCCCCGAACTGGGCTTCTTGCCCGATTTGGACGCCATTCCCGAAGAGACGTACCGCCGCGCTGTGGCGTTCTGGGTGAATTACCCCAACAACCCCACCGGCGCCACCGCCCCGCGCGAGTTCTACGCGCGGCTGGTGGACCTAGCGCACCGCTACAATTTTGTGGTGCTCAGCGACAACCCCTACGCCGACATTACGTTTGACGGCTACCGCGCCCCCAGTTTTCTGGAAACGCCGGGCGCGAAAGAGGTGGGCGTGGAATTCAACTCGCTCAGCAAAACGTACAACATGGCGGGGTGGCGTGTGGGCATGGCGGTGGGCAACGCCGAGGTGATTGCCGCCCTGCTCCGCGTCAAAAGCAATGTGGACACCGGCATCTTCTACCCCCTGCAAGCCGGCGCGATTGCCGCCCTGACGGGACCGCAAGAGTGGCTCGCCGAGCGCAACGACATCTACCGCCGGCGGCGTGATGTGGTGGTGGAAGGCTTGCGCGCCGCCGGCTTTCAGGCAGACCCGCCCAAGGCAAGCCTCTACGTCTGGGCGCGCATCCCCGAAGGGTGGACCAGCGAGGCGCTGAGCACACACGTACTCGAAACGGCGCACATCTGGCTGACGCCCGGCATTGCGTTTGGTGAACACGGCGAAGGGTATGTGCGCGTCGCGCTGACCACCGACGCCGAAACGCTGGCGCGCGCCATGGAGCGCGTTGCGCAGGTGTTGTCGTAA
- a CDS encoding endonuclease/exonuclease/phosphatase family protein, which translates to MKSLPFFKQMLILFSVLWLFSLLTFSTPFTQAASSTIVISEVQYDPSGAEPGSEWIELYNLGGTTLDLSAYKLGDEETFGGGEGMYIFPSGFTMAPGQVVVIANKAADYFALFGTKPDLEFVESDATVPNMTKYSAWASGSVALSNSGDEVLLLDGNDALVDAVSWGSSTFAFNPAAPDVPDGHSLERNPADNDTDSAADWLDQATPNPGSVVTTGNATPTPLPTATPTPTATPQATPTPAPGCGKTSTYTAIWEIQGSGNTSPLVGQTLSNVRGIVTADFQSGTGGPSEPRGFFIQAHEPDCDANTSDGIWVYTSTSVKTISVGDLVELDGATVVEYQGPASFRWDETLTELDCRTGCTVTTIQANYGLPPVEEYDPPADDALAAAYNEAREGMLVQVSTDATVIAPVNQYNEMVMVRGTGADRLHHDAPPFGHRIIVDGDGVSAARCGVDGLGYIKTFDTIVYNPAAGQKVYGPLTYNFNTYKIQQDDDTACVVATAGNDTSYDPADNPAPADDANTLTIATMNAWNFFDTTDDPYKSDTVLTQADYDRKSTKMAQLICNTAGLNRPLIIGLQEIENSTVLAKLANDIAATCGVTYEYYTIPGPDNRSIDVGLLTRADRVTVLSVREEQGCSATNWGIDYETGDQLPAVTCSGSTPYYLFNRPPLHLEAQITLGGAPRTIHVIVNHFKSKLSSASCSTADCTDRRVEQAQHVDTLVDALLAADPNANIVVLGDLNDYYNSAPLDVLDKTSGVLTNVWDDAQGPPSTGQGSITRYSYIHDGIAQTFDHILVSDALNALPRILSPRHVNADWPGSHISDTSMYRFSDHDPVLVAFVFGTATPTPTPPPTFTPTPTPTPTATPTPSPASTLHVGDLDGNSTRNNRKWSATITITLHDSNETPVANALVSGVWSGATSGTASCTTDAAGQCTVSVSNLSRKQKSVTFSVTDISHATLSYNALDNHDPDGSSDGTSITIASP; encoded by the coding sequence ATGAAATCACTTCCTTTTTTCAAACAGATGCTGATATTGTTCAGCGTACTCTGGCTATTTTCTCTACTCACATTCTCCACACCTTTCACACAAGCCGCTTCCAGCACCATCGTCATCAGCGAAGTCCAGTATGACCCCTCGGGGGCCGAACCAGGCAGCGAGTGGATTGAACTCTACAATCTTGGGGGAACGACGCTTGATTTGAGCGCCTACAAACTGGGCGACGAAGAAACATTCGGTGGCGGCGAAGGTATGTACATTTTCCCATCTGGGTTCACCATGGCGCCGGGGCAAGTTGTTGTGATTGCCAACAAAGCCGCCGACTATTTCGCGCTCTTTGGCACCAAACCCGACCTCGAGTTTGTGGAGAGCGATGCCACCGTTCCCAACATGACAAAATACAGCGCATGGGCAAGCGGCAGTGTCGCCCTTTCCAACTCCGGTGATGAGGTGCTGTTGCTGGATGGCAACGATGCGCTGGTTGATGCGGTCTCGTGGGGCTCGTCCACATTTGCGTTCAACCCCGCTGCGCCTGATGTCCCCGATGGGCATTCGTTGGAACGCAACCCCGCCGATAACGACACCGACAGCGCCGCCGATTGGCTCGACCAGGCGACCCCCAACCCTGGCAGTGTTGTGACCACAGGCAACGCCACGCCAACACCGCTTCCCACGGCGACGCCAACCCCCACCGCCACTCCGCAAGCCACTCCCACACCCGCCCCAGGGTGCGGCAAAACATCAACCTACACCGCTATCTGGGAAATTCAAGGGAGTGGAAACACCTCGCCGCTGGTGGGACAAACGCTCAGCAATGTGCGCGGAATCGTCACAGCCGATTTTCAGAGTGGCACGGGTGGTCCCAGTGAGCCGCGCGGCTTTTTCATTCAGGCACATGAACCCGATTGCGACGCCAACACGTCTGATGGTATTTGGGTCTATACCAGCACATCTGTGAAGACCATCAGCGTGGGGGATTTGGTGGAACTGGACGGCGCAACCGTTGTCGAATACCAGGGACCGGCATCCTTCCGCTGGGATGAGACGCTGACAGAACTTGACTGTCGCACAGGTTGTACCGTCACCACCATTCAAGCCAATTATGGCTTGCCACCGGTGGAAGAATACGACCCGCCCGCGGATGATGCGCTTGCCGCCGCTTACAATGAAGCCCGTGAAGGCATGCTCGTCCAGGTGAGCACAGACGCAACGGTGATTGCGCCCGTCAACCAGTACAACGAGATGGTCATGGTACGCGGGACAGGTGCTGACCGCCTGCACCATGACGCGCCGCCTTTTGGGCATCGCATCATCGTGGATGGTGACGGGGTCAGTGCTGCGCGGTGTGGGGTTGATGGGCTGGGCTACATCAAAACGTTCGATACGATCGTGTACAACCCCGCCGCCGGGCAGAAGGTGTACGGTCCGCTCACGTACAATTTCAACACGTACAAAATCCAGCAAGATGACGATACCGCCTGCGTGGTTGCTACCGCCGGTAACGATACATCCTACGACCCCGCCGACAACCCCGCTCCCGCTGATGACGCCAACACGCTGACGATTGCCACGATGAATGCGTGGAACTTCTTTGACACCACAGACGACCCATACAAAAGCGATACGGTGCTCACCCAAGCCGACTACGACCGCAAATCCACCAAAATGGCGCAACTGATTTGCAACACCGCCGGGCTCAATCGTCCGCTCATCATCGGCTTGCAAGAAATCGAAAACAGCACCGTCCTTGCCAAACTCGCCAACGACATCGCCGCGACCTGTGGCGTCACGTATGAGTACTACACCATTCCCGGCCCCGACAACCGCAGCATTGATGTGGGGCTGTTGACACGCGCTGACCGCGTGACGGTGCTTTCAGTGCGCGAAGAACAAGGCTGCTCTGCGACCAATTGGGGCATTGATTACGAAACCGGCGACCAGTTGCCAGCCGTGACATGCTCCGGAAGCACGCCCTACTACCTCTTCAACCGCCCACCGCTGCACCTCGAAGCCCAAATCACGCTTGGTGGTGCGCCGCGTACGATCCATGTCATCGTCAACCACTTCAAATCGAAGTTGAGCAGCGCCTCATGCTCGACAGCCGACTGCACCGACCGCCGTGTGGAACAGGCGCAGCATGTGGACACGCTGGTTGATGCACTCCTCGCCGCCGACCCGAACGCGAACATCGTTGTCCTGGGCGACTTGAACGACTACTACAACTCCGCTCCGCTTGATGTTCTCGATAAAACCAGCGGCGTGCTGACGAATGTGTGGGACGACGCCCAAGGTCCTCCATCCACAGGACAAGGAAGCATTACACGGTATAGTTACATCCACGACGGCATTGCCCAGACGTTCGATCACATCCTGGTTTCGGATGCGCTCAATGCCTTGCCGCGCATTCTGTCGCCGCGTCATGTGAACGCCGACTGGCCTGGTTCGCACATCAGTGATACGAGCATGTACCGCTTCTCCGACCATGACCCCGTGCTGGTCGCCTTTGTTTTTGGGACGGCGACACCAACGCCAACGCCGCCCCCCACCTTCACACCCACGCCTACCCCAACACCCACGGCGACGCCAACGCCATCACCCGCCAGCACACTCCACGTTGGCGACCTGGACGGCAACAGCACCCGCAACAATCGGAAGTGGAGCGCCACCATTACCATTACTCTGCATGACAGCAACGAAACGCCGGTTGCGAATGCTCTGGTCAGTGGCGTATGGTCGGGGGCGACGAGCGGCACAGCCAGTTGTACAACCGATGCCGCCGGACAATGCACGGTGAGCGTCTCGAACCTGTCGCGCAAGCAGAAAAGTGTCACCTTCTCAGTGACGGACATCAGCCACGCGACGCTTTCCTACAATGCCCTCGACAATCACGACCCCGACGGCAGTAGCGACGGGACAAGTATCACCATCGCGAGCCCATAA
- a CDS encoding CaiB/BaiF CoA transferase family protein, whose amino-acid sequence MGALDGLRVLDFTRVLAGPFCTMLLGDYGAEIVKVEVPHRGDDTRHWGPPWAGGESAYFLSVNRNKRSLTLNLKHPKGRQIALDLAARADVLIENFKVGTMARLGLGYEDVRAVNPGIVYCSITGYGQTGPYRDRPGYDFIIQAQGGIMSITGPADGEPHKVGVAIVDITAGLFAATAILAALRHRDRTGEGQYIDVALLDAQVAWLANVAQNYLVSGEVPRRYGNAHPNIVPYEVFPTADGYVAVGIGNDSQYQRFCDVAGCPELWEDPRFQTNPGRVTYRDELVPRLREVFRRRPTQAWIDLLVAHKIPVAPINSVAEALNDPQVRARGMVQQVEHPTAGLLDLLGPVAKLSETPAEIGAPPPLLGEHSEAVLHDWLGLSAEEVARLREEGVV is encoded by the coding sequence ATGGGCGCACTGGATGGTCTGCGCGTGCTGGATTTCACGCGCGTGTTGGCGGGTCCGTTTTGCACCATGCTGCTGGGCGATTACGGCGCTGAAATCGTCAAGGTTGAAGTCCCCCATCGCGGCGACGACACCCGCCACTGGGGACCGCCCTGGGCGGGCGGCGAGAGCGCCTACTTTCTCTCTGTGAACCGCAACAAGCGCAGTCTCACGCTCAACCTGAAACACCCCAAGGGGCGTCAGATAGCACTGGATCTTGCCGCGCGCGCGGATGTGCTCATCGAAAACTTCAAGGTTGGGACGATGGCGCGGCTGGGCTTGGGGTATGAAGATGTGCGCGCCGTCAATCCGGGGATTGTCTATTGCAGTATCACCGGCTACGGCCAGACGGGACCCTACCGCGACCGCCCCGGCTACGACTTCATTATCCAGGCGCAGGGGGGCATCATGTCCATCACGGGTCCCGCCGACGGGGAACCGCACAAAGTGGGCGTGGCGATTGTGGACATTACCGCCGGCCTGTTTGCCGCCACAGCCATTCTCGCGGCGTTGCGCCACCGCGACCGCACGGGTGAAGGACAGTACATTGACGTGGCGCTGCTGGACGCCCAAGTCGCCTGGCTTGCCAACGTCGCCCAAAACTACCTGGTGAGCGGGGAAGTCCCGCGGCGGTACGGCAACGCGCACCCCAACATTGTGCCGTATGAGGTCTTTCCCACGGCGGATGGGTACGTGGCTGTGGGCATAGGCAATGACAGCCAGTATCAACGCTTTTGTGACGTGGCGGGGTGCCCGGAACTGTGGGAAGACCCGCGCTTTCAGACGAACCCCGGCCGCGTGACGTATCGGGATGAACTGGTGCCGCGTTTGCGCGAGGTCTTTCGCCGCCGCCCAACCCAGGCATGGATTGATTTGCTTGTGGCGCACAAAATCCCGGTCGCGCCTATCAACAGCGTCGCCGAGGCGCTGAACGACCCACAGGTGCGTGCGCGTGGGATGGTGCAGCAAGTGGAGCACCCCACCGCCGGCTTGCTGGACCTGCTGGGACCGGTAGCGAAGTTGTCGGAAACGCCCGCCGAGATTGGCGCTCCGCCGCCGCTGTTGGGCGAGCACAGCGAAGCGGTGTTGCATGATTGGCTGGGGCTTTCCGCCGAAGAGGTGGCGCGCTTGCGTGAGGAAGGCGTGGTGTGA
- a CDS encoding PaaI family thioesterase has translation MSEPTAIQDLYPDPFAVCYGCGRLNPHGLHFQTYREGDETITRYTPQPYHTAIEGYVYGGLIASLIDCHGTGSAAIFAAEARGIDLTREPPPRFVTGSLRVDFLKPTPLGVPLEVRGRAKEIRGRKVVVLAELYADGVLTARGEVVAVEVPETFGA, from the coding sequence ATGTCTGAACCCACCGCCATTCAAGACCTCTATCCCGACCCGTTCGCTGTCTGTTATGGGTGCGGCCGCCTGAACCCGCACGGCTTGCACTTCCAGACCTACCGCGAAGGTGATGAGACGATCACACGCTACACGCCGCAACCCTACCACACCGCCATTGAGGGCTACGTGTACGGGGGGCTTATCGCCTCGCTGATTGATTGCCACGGCACGGGGAGCGCCGCCATTTTCGCCGCCGAGGCGCGCGGCATTGACCTGACACGCGAGCCGCCGCCCCGCTTCGTCACCGGTTCTTTGCGGGTGGACTTTCTCAAACCCACACCGCTGGGCGTGCCGCTGGAAGTGCGCGGGCGCGCGAAAGAGATTCGCGGGCGCAAGGTGGTTGTCCTCGCCGAGTTGTACGCCGACGGCGTGCTGACGGCGCGGGGGGAAGTGGTGGCGGTTGAAGTTCCAGAAACGTTTGGAGCGTGA